The sequence below is a genomic window from Terriglobales bacterium.
GAGCTCGCAAAGCAAGCGCCAGCAGAAGAACCGCAAAGGCGATTACGCAGGGGAGCTCGCGTTTGCCTCGGCTGAGTATCTGACGAAAATTCATTGGCTAGGCTCGCGCAGCAAAGGGTCGTTCTGAGCCGAATGGCCGAGCGCCAGGTTCAAGATCTTCTCTTGCGTTGCTTCTGCGCGATCGAGAACGCCGACAACCCGACCCGCGTGCATTACAGCAATGCGATCGCTCATGCCCAGGATCTCCGGTAACTCCGAGGAAATCATAAGCACGGCCATGCCTTGCGCGGCGAGATCGCCGATGAGCGCATGAATCTCGGCTTTCGCGCCAATATCAATTCCCTGGGTCGGCTCATCCAGGATCAAAACGGATGGATTCGCCGCGAGCCAGCGGCTCAGCGCAACCTTCTGCTGATTACCACCCGAAAGAGTACCCACGGATGTGTGCAGCGAAGGAGCCTTGATTCGGAGTCGGCGAAGGTATTCGCTGGCAATGCGAGTCTCCTGTGCAAAATCGATCGATCCGCCGCGCGAAAGCCTTGAAAGAATTGCGAGGGTTACGTTACAGGAGATCGGCAGTTCCGGGATCACTCCGTGTTTCCGGCGATCTTCTGGGACGTATGCGAGACCCGAGGCGATAGCATCGGCCGCATTTCCAATCTCGATCGCTTTTCCCTTCAATCGAATCTCTCCGGAATCCGCAGGAGTGAGCCCGAAGATCGTTCGGGCAAGCTCGGTCCTGCCCGATCCAACCAGACCGGCGAGGCCGACGATCTCGCCCGCACGCACCGTGAGGTCCACATTACGAACTCCTGCAGTCTCGCAAGAGAGATTTCGCAATTCGAGAGCGACGTTGCTCGGAGCAGTTGCCCGCTTGGGGAATACCGTCGCGAGTTCCCGGCCGACCATCAAGCGAATCAGCTCTTCGCGTCTAATTCCCGCCATGCTCCGTGTCTCGATCACCTGGCCGTCACGCAATACGGTCACTCGATCGGCGATCTTCGTGAGTTCCTCGAGCCGATGCGAGATGTAGATGATGCCGACTCCCTGCTGCCGAAGCTGTCGAATAACTCCGTAAAGATTGTCCGTTTCCCGATCTGACAGCGACGCCGTGGGCTCGTCCATGATGAGCACGCGGGCATCAGCTCCGATCGCGCGAGCGATTTCGACTAATTGCTGCTCCGGCATGCTGAGCGTCCCGGCCTCCGCTTCGGGCGCGATATTCGCTCCAACTCTTGCGAGCAGTTTACGAGCGCGCTTTCGGCGAGCGGGCCAGTGGACTCGCGTCCAGAAGGTTTGCTCCTCGAGTCCGAGCGCAAGGTTCTCGGAGACGCTCAAGGCAGGAAACAATGCCGGCTGCTGATAGATTGCGGCAATGCCAAGTTCTTTTGCGCGCCGCGGCGAATGATCATGAACTGGCTGGTCGCGAACGAAGATCGTGCCTTTATCAGGCCGGATCGCGCCAGTAATGGTCTTGATTAACGTCGACTTTCCCGCTCCATTCTCGCCTACGAGGGCATGGACCTCGCCAGCCCACAGTTCAAACGAGACATCTCGGAGCGCGCGCACGCCTTCGTAGGATTTGTTGATCCGGTCGGCCCGAACGAGTGATGTATCGAAGCTCATGAGTGGAGTCCCGGCCGCGTGCGCTACCTGCGTTTCCAGAAAGTGAAGTTGCCTTACCTCAGCAGAGCCGATGCCGACCAAAGAATCGGCGCCTCTCCATGCAGGTCGCCGGTATTGCGGGCTCGGGTCAGATAGTAATTCAGATCGTTTTTCTTGTTCGTACCTTCACAAACGTTGCTGATATCTCCATTCGCGTCGATGTAGTGAACCAGCCCGAGCCATGCCTTGCGCGCGGCGGGAGCATATGTCTTCTTGTCCAGCCAGCCGTTTTTTACGCCGGTGATCATCGCGAAGGTAAACATGCCTGTCGATGAAGTTTCCGGCCATGCCTCGGGATGATCGATGAGCTGGTTCCACGTGCCGTCCTGATTCTGGTACTTGAGGAGCGTAGCCAGCATCTTCCGGTAGGAGCTGAGAATGTGCGCTCGTTCCGGATGATCTTGCGGCATGGAGCGCAGAAGCTCCGTCATACCGGCAGCAACCCAGCCGTTGCCGCGTCCCCAGAAGAATGGAACATCAGGAGCATGATAGAAGAGGCCGTTCGGCTGCTGGAGCTTGTCGAGGTAAACCGACATCTCGTGCGCGGCTCGATCGAGGTACTTTCGGTCTCCGGTTGCGCGATAGGCCTGCACTTCGACCTCGGTGATCATGTACATGTCATCGATCCAATAGCGCGTTTGGCTGGTCAGACCGTCCGGCGTTGGATCCTGCCACTGCGCGTCCGCAATTGACTTTCCCAATTCGAGATACTTCGGATTTTTAGTTTCAATATAAATTTCGAGTGGGACGGTCCCGAAAACGGTATTGTCAACGTGGTTCGGTTTGGGAATCAGCGAAGCCTTATCGCCAAATAGAGGCTCGAAGCGCTTGATGAGCCGCTGCGTGAGATCGGTATCGTGCGTGAGCTGCGCAAATGTGAGCGCTCCATACCAGGTGCATACCTCGGGATAAATGATCGTTGGCGTCGGCGGATGGCGATGCAGATTGATGTAGTCGCTCGCCACGTAGCGTTCCGCAACGCGTTTACCGATCTTTTCCGGTGAAGTCCCCGACGGCCAGTTGCTGAATTCTTTGATTGCGTCCTGTTGATGCTTCGCGTGCGCCTGCGGAGCAAACGTCAGAACAATCGCGCAGAGCGCCAACTGCAGAACAGCGATGGATTTCTTCGACGTTCGCCGCTTAAGACGAATGGACATTCTCGGTAGTCTCCATTTGCAAATGAAATACCTCCTCCAGCGGATCCATGGCGCGATCGGGAGTCAGGCCCTCCGACTGCACGAAAAAGCCGGACATCTCGCGCTGCCATCTTTTGTTTACATCACGTTTGGCCATCTCGGCGCGCGCTCGTTCAAAATCATCGGTTTCGAAGTAGCCAACGAGCAAGCCATCAGGCCGTAGAAACAGCGAGTAATTCCTCCAGCCGGACTCGTGCAGGGCTTCCTGCATCTCGGGCCAGACGGCGCGATGACGCTGCCTGTATTCCTCCAGGCGATTCGGTTTTACTTGCAACACGAAACAGACCCGCTTCATGAACTGTGGCCTCGTAGGTGCTTCCGAATTGGGAATCCCATCAGCGCAGGAATGACTCCGTCAAACCGCCGTCCACCGGAATAATGTGGCCTGTGGTCTTACCGCTTT
It includes:
- a CDS encoding sugar ABC transporter ATP-binding protein is translated as MSFDTSLVRADRINKSYEGVRALRDVSFELWAGEVHALVGENGAGKSTLIKTITGAIRPDKGTIFVRDQPVHDHSPRRAKELGIAAIYQQPALFPALSVSENLALGLEEQTFWTRVHWPARRKRARKLLARVGANIAPEAEAGTLSMPEQQLVEIARAIGADARVLIMDEPTASLSDRETDNLYGVIRQLRQQGVGIIYISHRLEELTKIADRVTVLRDGQVIETRSMAGIRREELIRLMVGRELATVFPKRATAPSNVALELRNLSCETAGVRNVDLTVRAGEIVGLAGLVGSGRTELARTIFGLTPADSGEIRLKGKAIEIGNAADAIASGLAYVPEDRRKHGVIPELPISCNVTLAILSRLSRGGSIDFAQETRIASEYLRRLRIKAPSLHTSVGTLSGGNQQKVALSRWLAANPSVLILDEPTQGIDIGAKAEIHALIGDLAAQGMAVLMISSELPEILGMSDRIAVMHAGRVVGVLDRAEATQEKILNLALGHSAQNDPLLREPSQ
- a CDS encoding glycoside hydrolase family 88 protein is translated as MSIRLKRRTSKKSIAVLQLALCAIVLTFAPQAHAKHQQDAIKEFSNWPSGTSPEKIGKRVAERYVASDYINLHRHPPTPTIIYPEVCTWYGALTFAQLTHDTDLTQRLIKRFEPLFGDKASLIPKPNHVDNTVFGTVPLEIYIETKNPKYLELGKSIADAQWQDPTPDGLTSQTRYWIDDMYMITEVEVQAYRATGDRKYLDRAAHEMSVYLDKLQQPNGLFYHAPDVPFFWGRGNGWVAAGMTELLRSMPQDHPERAHILSSYRKMLATLLKYQNQDGTWNQLIDHPEAWPETSSTGMFTFAMITGVKNGWLDKKTYAPAARKAWLGLVHYIDANGDISNVCEGTNKKNDLNYYLTRARNTGDLHGEAPILWSASALLR
- a CDS encoding L-rhamnose mutarotase, with the translated sequence MKRVCFVLQVKPNRLEEYRQRHRAVWPEMQEALHESGWRNYSLFLRPDGLLVGYFETDDFERARAEMAKRDVNKRWQREMSGFFVQSEGLTPDRAMDPLEEVFHLQMETTENVHSS